Proteins co-encoded in one Simkaniaceae bacterium genomic window:
- a CDS encoding lipoate--protein ligase family protein — protein sequence MNDHNLPTLYHIALQETSILKQLQIEEALLRTCDQNYMITNTGSSPAIVMGISGKPDELIDLKEAQNLHIPIIKRFSGGGTVVVDDNTLFVSFIFNSAAHPFKPFPQPIMEWSSTLYHSFIPNAMLRENDYVIGNRKFGGNAQYLKKGRWLHHSTLLWDYNPTLMNLLRHPAKTPAYRLARSHEDFITPLKEYLCDRSFFFTSVLKALSQNFTIAPLPLTAIQYRLANEHRQSTQLIPIKKIFF from the coding sequence TTGAACGATCATAATCTACCCACTCTTTATCACATCGCGCTGCAAGAAACTTCAATTTTAAAACAGCTGCAAATCGAAGAGGCGCTCCTTAGAACGTGCGATCAAAATTATATGATTACAAATACGGGCTCTTCTCCCGCTATTGTAATGGGCATTTCAGGTAAACCCGATGAGCTGATTGATCTCAAGGAGGCCCAAAACCTCCATATTCCGATCATCAAACGCTTTTCCGGCGGAGGAACTGTTGTCGTAGATGACAACACGCTATTTGTCAGCTTTATTTTTAATAGTGCCGCTCACCCCTTCAAACCCTTCCCCCAACCCATCATGGAATGGAGCTCAACCCTCTATCACTCTTTTATTCCCAATGCAATGCTTCGAGAAAATGATTACGTCATCGGCAATCGCAAATTTGGCGGCAATGCACAATACCTCAAAAAGGGGCGCTGGCTTCATCATTCCACTCTTCTTTGGGATTACAACCCCACTTTAATGAACCTCTTGCGACATCCCGCTAAAACCCCCGCCTACCGCCTCGCCCGCTCACACGAGGATTTTATTACCCCTCTAAAAGAATACCTGTGCGATCGCTCTTTTTTCTTTACGTCGGTTCTTAAAGCACTTTCACAAAACTTTACGATTGCGCCTCTCCCGCTTACCGCTATCCAATATCGGCTCGCAAATGAGCACCGCCAATCTACTCAACTCATTCCGATAAAAAAGATCTTTTTTTGA
- a CDS encoding succinate dehydrogenase, with protein MTTSSTLISQRYIWARVHSLMGLGIVLFLMEHLITNSQAALMIGQDGAGFIRMVNWLHDVPYLHVVEILLIGIPILFHAGFGVYYAVLGRFNSMRSNGSRPIMQYKRNHAYTWQRLTSWILLIGIALHVFYMRFLIYPIESKDNKQTYYLTRMNMDEGLYSLCDRLNVRLFNISAISNEKNALAAMASKMSLVDQKLQEIKHNKLEADHFSFDPESASIYDSLQRFQEKKEWVRSLEERPIDQYQVIAAANSFGTATLLNVRESFKSPIKSSLYTVFVIAAVFHAFNGFWTFLMTWGAILKMGTQHVFTKIALALMILFGFLGLAAIWGSYWINLRS; from the coding sequence ATGACAACAAGCTCCACCCTGATCTCTCAAAGGTATATTTGGGCACGCGTCCATTCTCTGATGGGACTTGGTATTGTTTTATTTTTGATGGAACATCTCATCACCAATTCCCAAGCGGCGTTGATGATCGGACAAGATGGAGCGGGTTTTATCCGCATGGTCAATTGGCTCCATGATGTCCCTTACTTACATGTTGTCGAAATTCTTCTCATTGGCATCCCCATTTTGTTTCATGCCGGATTCGGAGTCTACTATGCTGTCTTAGGGCGTTTTAATTCGATGCGATCCAATGGATCCCGTCCTATCATGCAATATAAACGCAATCACGCATACACCTGGCAGCGACTAACTTCGTGGATTTTGCTCATCGGCATCGCTTTGCACGTGTTTTATATGCGTTTTCTCATTTATCCTATTGAATCAAAGGATAATAAACAGACCTATTACCTAACACGTATGAATATGGATGAAGGGCTCTATTCTCTTTGCGATCGCCTGAATGTGCGCCTCTTTAATATCAGCGCTATTTCAAATGAAAAAAATGCCCTTGCGGCTATGGCATCGAAAATGTCTCTTGTCGATCAAAAGCTTCAAGAGATAAAGCATAATAAACTAGAGGCCGACCACTTCTCCTTTGACCCCGAATCGGCTAGCATTTACGATAGCCTTCAGCGCTTTCAGGAAAAAAAAGAATGGGTTAGGTCTTTAGAAGAGCGGCCTATTGATCAATACCAAGTGATTGCCGCAGCAAATAGCTTTGGAACAGCGACTCTTCTCAATGTCAGAGAGTCATTTAAAAGCCCCATTAAAAGTAGTCTTTACACTGTTTTTGTCATTGCGGCCGTCTTTCATGCCTTTAATGGCTTTTGGACATTTTTAATGACCTGGGGCGCCATTTTAAAAATGGGAACTCAACACGTCTTTACTAAAATTGCCTTAGCGCTAATGATCCTATTCGGATTTTTAGGATTAGCAGCCATTTGGGGCAGTTACTGGATTAATCTTAGGAGTTAA
- the sdhA gene encoding succinate dehydrogenase flavoprotein subunit: MVQNVKKEVIVVGGGLGGLSTAMKLAELGCHVKIVSVTHVKRSHSVCAQGGVNAAMNMRSEHDSPLIHAYETIKGGDFLANQPPVVEMCLTAPKIIQMFDRFGCTFNRSPEGGLDFRRFGGTFYNRTAFAGSSTGQQMLYSLDEQVRRFEALGQIEKFEHHEFMRLVIDDDGLSRGIVMMNLFNLELMLLKADAVVIATGGLGYMFKATTNSTFCTGAANARLYMQGMKYANGEFIQIHPTAIPGYDKLRLMTETLRGGGGRIWVYGDSNKKAINPEGKEVVCGQTGEPWYFLEEFYPDIGNLVPRDIAAREIVKIVSLGLGIDGQKQVYLDVRHFSDELKEKYASVLEIYRKFTGEDPSKVPMKIFPGVHYSMGGAWVDWPAADDPDRFERFRQMTNIRGCFAVGEADYQYHGANRLGGNSLMSCVYGGLVTGIEVNRYLEEAVTKHYSDLTKDCFEAAVAKEQAFKHEILSRNGDENIHLLHDELAHILVRDVTVVRNNKSLEEAIQSIKEIKERYKHITLDDKSTTLNQTYVLANQFKAMLELSLIITKGALLRNEFRGSHYKPEFPNRDDDNWLKTTIAEYDPKQGEPKISYEPVDLRHVEPVERKYVKTHQGIPEFKNMPINIELPI; the protein is encoded by the coding sequence ATGGTGCAAAATGTGAAAAAAGAAGTCATTGTCGTCGGTGGTGGCCTAGGGGGATTGTCAACAGCAATGAAACTCGCTGAACTCGGTTGCCATGTCAAAATCGTTTCCGTGACCCATGTTAAGCGCTCCCACTCCGTTTGTGCCCAAGGAGGAGTGAATGCCGCCATGAATATGCGCTCAGAACACGACTCTCCTCTTATTCACGCTTATGAGACCATTAAGGGAGGAGATTTTCTTGCAAATCAACCCCCGGTTGTTGAGATGTGCCTGACAGCACCCAAAATCATTCAAATGTTTGATCGATTTGGTTGTACATTCAATCGCTCGCCTGAAGGCGGACTTGATTTCCGACGCTTTGGCGGAACTTTTTATAACCGGACAGCTTTTGCAGGCAGTTCAACGGGCCAACAAATGCTCTACTCTCTTGACGAACAGGTGCGCCGTTTTGAAGCCTTAGGACAAATTGAAAAATTTGAACATCACGAATTTATGCGGCTGGTGATCGATGACGATGGCCTCTCAAGAGGCATTGTCATGATGAACTTATTTAATCTCGAACTCATGCTTCTCAAAGCCGATGCCGTTGTGATTGCAACAGGTGGTCTTGGCTATATGTTTAAAGCGACCACGAATTCCACATTTTGTACCGGAGCTGCGAATGCCAGGCTCTACATGCAAGGAATGAAATATGCCAATGGCGAATTTATTCAAATCCATCCAACCGCCATCCCGGGATATGACAAACTGCGCCTCATGACCGAAACATTGCGCGGTGGCGGTGGACGCATTTGGGTTTATGGCGATTCAAATAAAAAAGCGATCAACCCGGAAGGCAAAGAAGTCGTCTGTGGACAAACGGGCGAACCTTGGTATTTCTTAGAAGAATTCTATCCCGACATTGGAAATCTCGTCCCCCGCGATATCGCTGCACGAGAGATTGTAAAAATCGTCTCGCTTGGACTTGGCATTGACGGACAAAAACAGGTCTATTTAGATGTCCGCCATTTTTCTGATGAGCTGAAGGAAAAATATGCTTCCGTATTGGAAATCTATCGCAAGTTCACCGGAGAGGATCCTTCCAAAGTACCTATGAAAATTTTCCCCGGTGTCCATTATTCTATGGGAGGCGCTTGGGTTGATTGGCCTGCAGCCGATGACCCCGATCGCTTTGAGCGTTTCCGACAAATGACAAATATCCGCGGGTGTTTTGCCGTTGGCGAAGCCGATTATCAATACCATGGAGCCAATCGCCTCGGTGGCAACTCACTGATGTCTTGCGTCTATGGAGGTCTCGTCACGGGGATTGAAGTGAACCGCTATCTGGAAGAAGCCGTGACAAAGCACTATTCGGATCTCACAAAAGATTGTTTTGAAGCAGCTGTTGCCAAAGAACAAGCATTCAAACATGAAATCTTATCGAGAAATGGCGATGAAAACATCCACCTCTTGCACGATGAACTGGCCCATATTTTGGTACGAGATGTCACGGTGGTGCGCAATAATAAGAGCTTAGAAGAAGCCATCCAATCCATTAAAGAGATTAAAGAGCGCTATAAGCACATCACGCTCGATGACAAATCCACAACGCTTAATCAGACCTATGTCCTTGCAAATCAATTTAAAGCCATGCTCGAACTCTCTCTCATTATCACAAAAGGAGCCCTGCTCAGAAACGAATTTCGCGGCTCGCACTACAAACCCGAATTTCCTAACAGAGATGATGATAATTGGCTTAAAACAACGATCGCCGAATACGATCCAAAACAGGGGGAACCTAAAATCTCCTATGAGCCGGTTGACTTAAGACACGTTGAACCTGTAGAAAGAAAATATGTCAAAACACATCAAGGCATTCCTGAATTTAAGAATATGCCTATAAATATTGAATTACCCATATAA
- the sdhB gene encoding succinate dehydrogenase iron-sulfur subunit, whose product MKGKFTLKILRGESKKQYFEEFELDRKPLYNMISALMDIQKNPYTKTGEKVEPIVWEMGCLEEVCGSCSMLINGRPRQACTAIIEDILNETNSDTITLAPLSKFSLVRDLFVNREVMFDHLKKVRAWIDTEGSATNGFGPKISQEKQMKMYTLSTCMTCGCCSEACPQVNPKTQFMGPAPISQVRLFNDHPTGQMQKRDRLHALMQEGGIEGCGNSQNCVQVCPKHIPLTESIAVAGRDTTKQLFSDIFSIEDRSE is encoded by the coding sequence ATGAAGGGAAAATTTACTCTTAAGATCTTGAGAGGTGAATCGAAAAAACAATATTTCGAAGAATTTGAACTCGATAGAAAACCGCTTTATAACATGATTAGCGCCTTGATGGATATCCAGAAAAACCCCTACACTAAAACAGGGGAAAAAGTAGAGCCCATTGTTTGGGAAATGGGATGTTTAGAAGAAGTGTGCGGATCTTGCTCCATGCTGATCAATGGGAGACCAAGACAGGCATGTACTGCCATTATCGAAGATATTCTCAACGAAACAAACTCCGATACGATTACATTGGCCCCCCTATCAAAATTTTCCCTTGTACGCGATCTCTTTGTTAATCGAGAAGTGATGTTCGATCACTTAAAGAAAGTCAGAGCTTGGATCGATACGGAAGGCTCTGCAACAAACGGTTTCGGGCCTAAAATCAGCCAAGAAAAGCAGATGAAGATGTATACTCTTTCGACATGCATGACATGCGGCTGTTGCTCGGAAGCGTGCCCTCAAGTGAACCCCAAAACTCAATTTATGGGTCCGGCTCCTATCTCGCAAGTGCGCCTCTTTAATGATCATCCGACAGGACAGATGCAAAAGAGAGATCGCCTCCATGCCCTCATGCAAGAAGGGGGAATTGAAGGATGTGGTAATTCACAAAACTGCGTTCAAGTCTGTCCTAAACATATTCCATTGACCGAGTCAATCGCCGTCGCAGGACGAGATACCACCAAACAGCTCTTTTCCGATATTTTTTCTATTGAAGACCGCTCCGAATAG
- a CDS encoding TatD family hydrolase has product MITYIDSHLHLSSQAFIDDSEQVIERAKAAGVSRLINICTDVVTLQLGLKLSERYPMIYNAGATTPHDVEALGDKEFDAFEQAARQEKLIAIGETGLDYYYEHAPKKIQQQFLERYLLLAKELHLPVIIHCREAFDDLFSIVASTDPTARILLHCFTGTESEAKRAIEKGWRISFSGIVTFKRSEALRNVLKMVPSEHILIETDAPYLAPQSKRGQRCEPAFLRETLIAVADIKGCSLGEMASVTEKNTLQFFNI; this is encoded by the coding sequence TTGATCACTTATATTGATAGCCATTTACACCTTTCATCGCAAGCATTCATTGATGACAGCGAGCAGGTGATTGAGCGGGCTAAAGCTGCCGGAGTGAGCCGGCTCATTAATATTTGCACGGATGTTGTCACGCTACAGCTCGGTTTAAAGCTAAGTGAGCGCTACCCAATGATTTATAATGCCGGAGCGACCACGCCCCATGATGTCGAAGCATTGGGAGACAAAGAGTTTGATGCCTTTGAACAGGCAGCACGGCAAGAGAAACTCATTGCAATCGGAGAAACGGGACTCGATTATTATTACGAGCATGCGCCTAAAAAAATCCAGCAACAATTTTTAGAACGCTATCTTCTTTTAGCAAAAGAACTCCACCTACCCGTTATTATTCATTGTCGAGAAGCTTTTGATGATTTGTTTTCGATTGTCGCATCGACCGATCCTACAGCGAGAATTTTACTGCACTGCTTTACCGGAACGGAAAGTGAAGCGAAGCGAGCAATAGAAAAGGGGTGGAGGATTTCTTTTAGCGGGATTGTGACGTTTAAACGTTCTGAAGCACTACGCAATGTTTTGAAAATGGTTCCCTCTGAACATATTTTAATTGAAACGGATGCCCCCTATCTTGCGCCACAATCTAAGCGAGGGCAACGGTGCGAGCCGGCCTTTCTAAGGGAAACGCTCATTGCCGTAGCCGATATCAAAGGGTGTAGTTTAGGGGAAATGGCATCGGTCACTGAGAAAAACACGCTTCAGTTTTTCAATATTTAA
- a CDS encoding MotA/TolQ/ExbB proton channel family protein, with translation MSSLFILFDAFTHSDSIGKFIFIILFSLSIVTWTILVQKLLLFSKVRRTCAFIWEKLQQPSSNLLQIEAFPNQIPYGHLIHILKQKTTEVLEKRRFFSKEDKVFLSNQDITLIENHLEITTDIELKKLGKNLYVLHTIVSLAPFVGILGTVWGILLSLFEMKSKQGALSNEVIIGGLSTALGTTVIGLLIAIPALIAYNFLKNAHRGFYLDMQDFSHFLLSQLRMQYQKVES, from the coding sequence ATGTCCTCTCTTTTTATCCTATTTGATGCCTTTACCCATTCCGACTCGATTGGAAAGTTTATTTTTATCATTTTATTTTCCCTCTCAATTGTCACATGGACCATCCTCGTGCAAAAACTCCTCCTTTTTTCCAAAGTGAGACGCACTTGCGCATTCATTTGGGAGAAACTACAACAACCATCCTCCAATCTTTTACAAATAGAGGCATTTCCAAATCAAATCCCCTATGGACACCTCATCCATATCTTAAAACAAAAAACAACGGAAGTATTAGAAAAGAGGCGATTTTTTTCTAAAGAAGACAAAGTTTTTCTCTCAAACCAAGATATTACACTGATTGAAAACCATCTCGAAATAACAACGGATATAGAACTCAAAAAACTAGGTAAAAATTTATATGTTTTACACACCATTGTCTCTCTTGCCCCCTTTGTCGGAATCTTAGGCACGGTTTGGGGGATTTTACTCTCACTCTTTGAGATGAAATCCAAACAAGGCGCCCTCTCCAATGAAGTGATCATCGGCGGACTCTCAACGGCCCTTGGAACAACCGTGATCGGATTGCTCATTGCGATCCCCGCACTCATTGCATATAACTTTTTAAAAAATGCACACCGCGGATTTTACTTGGACATGCAAGATTTTTCCCATTTTTTGCTATCTCAGCTGCGCATGCAATACCAAAAAGTAGAGTCATAG
- a CDS encoding biopolymer transporter ExbD, whose amino-acid sequence MKRLPSSLETESDPINLTPLLDVLFVVLILFMLAAPLLQIDHVKLSNGAPSKESFSDITPQMLKITVSRDNHIQLNNKEIAIPLLIPTLRAIKMKFPTFTPIVYHDEAASFGTYQILKNALEEAGFDEMDIILQAK is encoded by the coding sequence ATGAAGCGCCTCCCCTCTTCCCTTGAAACAGAGTCCGATCCCATTAATCTTACGCCCCTTCTCGATGTTCTATTTGTCGTTCTCATTTTATTCATGCTGGCTGCCCCTTTACTTCAAATCGACCATGTCAAACTCTCAAACGGCGCTCCTTCTAAAGAGAGTTTTTCCGATATCACCCCTCAAATGCTTAAAATCACAGTTTCGCGCGATAATCACATCCAATTAAATAACAAAGAAATCGCCATCCCCCTCCTCATACCCACCTTGAGAGCAATCAAAATGAAATTCCCTACATTTACCCCCATTGTCTATCACGATGAAGCGGCATCGTTTGGTACATACCAAATCCTCAAAAATGCTTTGGAGGAGGCCGGCTTTGATGAAATGGACATCATTCTTCAAGCAAAATAA